The following coding sequences lie in one Xanthomonas hortorum pv. pelargonii genomic window:
- the lipA gene encoding lipoyl synthase: MTQPIARSIPLQVVSGDTAAPAPLQTGVKQIGGDKINRSPVQFVDAPVLRKPSWIRVRIPSGNAVQNLKAKLRENRLVTVCEEASCPNIHECFSHGTATFMILGEVCTRRCSFCDVAHGRPKPPDASEPASLATTVADMGLKYVVVTSVDRDDLRDGGAQHFVDCISAIRVSSPKTRIEILTPDFRGKGRMDRALEILALSPPDVFNHNIETVPDLYPNVRPGADYQWSLTLLQRFKAQHPSIATKSGIMLGLGETMEQVQATLRDLRAHDVDMITIGQYLQPTPHHHPVMRYWTPEEYKALEDYGNALGFSHVASGPMVRSSYHADRQAAGAGVAA; this comes from the coding sequence ATGACCCAGCCTATCGCCCGTTCCATCCCCTTGCAGGTCGTCTCCGGCGACACCGCCGCGCCTGCGCCGCTGCAGACCGGCGTCAAGCAGATCGGTGGCGACAAGATCAATCGCTCGCCGGTGCAGTTCGTCGATGCGCCGGTGCTGCGCAAGCCGTCGTGGATTCGCGTGCGGATTCCGTCCGGCAACGCGGTGCAGAACCTCAAGGCCAAGCTGCGCGAAAACCGCCTGGTCACGGTCTGCGAAGAAGCCAGCTGCCCGAACATCCACGAGTGCTTCAGCCACGGCACCGCGACCTTCATGATTCTGGGCGAGGTGTGCACGCGGCGCTGCTCGTTCTGCGATGTGGCGCACGGCCGGCCCAAGCCGCCGGACGCCAGCGAGCCGGCCAGTTTGGCCACCACCGTGGCCGATATGGGCCTGAAGTACGTGGTGGTGACCAGCGTGGATCGCGACGATCTGCGCGACGGCGGTGCCCAGCATTTCGTGGACTGCATTTCGGCCATCCGGGTCAGTTCGCCCAAGACCCGCATCGAGATCCTGACCCCGGATTTCCGCGGCAAGGGCCGCATGGACCGCGCGCTGGAGATCCTGGCGCTGAGCCCGCCCGACGTGTTCAACCACAACATCGAAACCGTGCCGGACCTGTATCCGAACGTGCGCCCCGGTGCGGATTACCAGTGGTCGCTGACCCTGCTGCAGCGCTTCAAGGCGCAGCATCCGTCCATCGCCACCAAGTCCGGCATCATGCTCGGCCTGGGCGAGACGATGGAGCAGGTGCAGGCCACCTTGCGCGACCTGCGCGCGCACGATGTGGACATGATCACCATCGGCCAGTATCTGCAGCCGACGCCGCACCACCACCCGGTAATGCGCTACTGGACGCCGGAGGAGTACAAGGCGCTGGAGGACTACGGCAATGCGCTGGGCTTCAGCCATGTCGCCTCCGGGCCGATGGTGCGCTCGTCGTATCACGCCGACCGGCAGGCAGCCGGCGCTGGCGTCGCGGCCTGA
- a CDS encoding carboxy terminal-processing peptidase, which yields MKAGLLALVLTTPMALLARADTALPAAATPDQATATKLVYGLLSDSRYAYRPRTLDEAMSKDVFKRYLETLDGSKQFFTQADIDSFAPLQTGVGDALRGGNLEPAFQVFSVYKKRVDQRVKYARDLLKQDFDFSGTDKFEYDRKDVPWAADDKQLDVLWRQSVMNDWLRLKLAGKKPDDIRKTLDKRYVSLADSVKQLKGEDVFQFFVNAYTNAVDPHTDYFTPRTAETFNQQMSLSLEGIGAQLQKQDDMVVIREVIPGGPAAVDGTLKPGDRIVGVGQAKNGAIEDVIGWRIDDVVAKIRGSKDTQVRLEYIPAESGIDGKHRTVTLTRQKVRLAEQAAKGETITLPAKGSEPERRIGIIKLPGFYQDFEGRRRNAADYASATRDVAKLLAGFKTDKVDGVVLDLRNNGGGSLDEAIELTGLFIQQGPVVQVRESGGRVTVNGDSDPKVAWDGPLGVLINRGSASASEIFAGAIQDYGRGLVIGETSFGKGTVQNIVDLDRWPAAEGQRYGQVKLTIAQFFRVSGSSTQHKGVVPDIAFPASVDATEFGESTYDNALPWTRIAAAPHTQYGNFAPLLPKLQGLHTARIATDKEFQWWEEDVKQFRDEKAKKFISLNEAERVAERQKQDQQRKERQQVRKQLGLPLDPLAEDSDDGLTGNERDIVKDTAREKAAEKRPDPLLHESAAIIADALGLLSQDQPLSAQVLPQSTAPGRWAD from the coding sequence ATGAAGGCCGGCCTGCTGGCGCTGGTGTTGACTACTCCGATGGCCTTGCTCGCACGCGCCGATACGGCGTTGCCGGCTGCAGCCACGCCCGACCAGGCCACCGCGACCAAGCTGGTCTATGGTCTGCTCTCCGACAGCCGCTATGCCTACCGTCCGCGCACGCTGGACGAGGCGATGTCCAAGGACGTCTTCAAGCGCTATCTGGAGACACTGGACGGCAGCAAGCAGTTCTTCACCCAGGCCGACATCGATAGCTTTGCGCCGTTGCAGACGGGTGTTGGCGATGCGCTGCGTGGCGGCAATCTGGAGCCGGCATTCCAGGTGTTTTCGGTCTACAAGAAGCGTGTCGATCAACGCGTCAAATACGCGCGCGACCTGCTCAAGCAGGACTTCGATTTCTCCGGCACCGACAAGTTCGAGTACGACCGCAAGGACGTGCCGTGGGCGGCCGACGACAAGCAGCTGGACGTGCTGTGGCGGCAGTCGGTGATGAACGATTGGCTGCGTCTCAAGCTGGCCGGCAAGAAGCCTGACGACATTCGCAAGACGCTGGACAAGCGTTACGTCTCGCTGGCCGATTCGGTCAAGCAGTTGAAAGGCGAGGACGTGTTCCAGTTCTTCGTCAACGCCTACACCAATGCGGTCGATCCGCACACCGATTACTTCACTCCGCGCACCGCTGAGACCTTCAATCAGCAGATGTCGTTGTCGCTGGAAGGTATCGGCGCGCAGCTGCAGAAGCAGGACGACATGGTGGTGATCCGCGAGGTGATCCCTGGTGGTCCGGCGGCAGTGGATGGCACGCTCAAGCCGGGCGATCGTATCGTGGGCGTGGGTCAGGCCAAGAACGGTGCGATCGAAGATGTGATCGGCTGGCGTATCGACGATGTGGTTGCCAAGATCCGCGGCAGCAAGGACACCCAGGTACGTCTGGAATACATCCCGGCCGAGTCGGGCATCGACGGCAAGCACCGCACCGTGACCTTGACCCGGCAGAAGGTGCGTCTGGCCGAGCAGGCTGCCAAGGGCGAGACCATCACGCTGCCGGCCAAGGGCAGCGAGCCGGAGCGGCGTATCGGCATCATCAAGTTGCCGGGCTTCTATCAGGATTTCGAAGGCCGTCGTCGTAATGCGGCTGACTATGCCTCGGCAACGCGCGACGTGGCCAAGCTGCTGGCCGGCTTCAAGACCGACAAGGTCGACGGCGTGGTGCTGGACCTGCGCAATAACGGCGGCGGTTCGCTGGACGAAGCCATCGAGCTCACCGGCCTGTTCATCCAGCAAGGCCCGGTGGTGCAGGTGCGCGAATCCGGCGGCCGCGTCACCGTCAACGGCGACAGCGATCCCAAGGTGGCATGGGACGGCCCGCTGGGCGTGTTGATCAATCGCGGTTCGGCATCGGCATCGGAGATCTTTGCCGGCGCCATCCAGGACTACGGCCGCGGGTTGGTGATCGGCGAGACCAGCTTCGGCAAGGGCACGGTGCAGAACATCGTTGATCTTGATCGTTGGCCGGCTGCCGAAGGTCAGCGCTATGGTCAGGTCAAGCTGACGATTGCGCAGTTCTTCCGCGTCAGTGGTTCCAGCACCCAGCACAAGGGCGTGGTGCCGGACATCGCATTCCCGGCCAGCGTGGATGCCACCGAGTTCGGTGAGAGCACCTACGACAACGCGCTGCCGTGGACACGCATCGCCGCTGCACCGCATACCCAATACGGCAACTTCGCGCCGCTGTTGCCCAAGTTGCAGGGCCTGCATACCGCGCGTATCGCCACCGACAAGGAATTCCAGTGGTGGGAAGAAGACGTCAAGCAGTTCCGCGATGAGAAGGCCAAGAAGTTCATCTCGTTGAACGAAGCCGAGCGCGTTGCCGAGCGTCAGAAGCAGGATCAGCAGCGCAAGGAACGTCAACAGGTGCGCAAGCAGCTGGGTCTGCCGCTGGACCCGCTTGCCGAGGACAGCGACGACGGCCTGACCGGCAACGAGCGCGACATCGTTAAGGACACCGCACGCGAAAAGGCCGCAGAAAAGCGTCCGGATCCGTTGTTGCACGAATCGGCCGCGATCATTGCCGACGCGCTGGGTCTGCTCTCGCAGGACCAGCCGTTATCGGCGCAGGTGTTGCCGCAGTCGACTGCGCCGGGACGTTGGGCTGATTGA
- a CDS encoding endonuclease/exonuclease/phosphatase family protein has translation MPRQSTRQSIRVVSRCLLAAIAVLCIALPALAAPAPAPLRVMSFNVRVPVDTEGDKRWEVRRTAMVALIEKAHPDVFGTQELVKEQAQYLAAQLPDYRWFGKGRRADGSDEHMGVFYDSSVLTVVESGDFWLSETPEIPGSSSWNTDLPRMATWALFERRSDKRRFYLFNTHFAHRDQDEAAREHSARVILSRIATLPAGIPVVVTGDFNSDPDNGTYRTLTAVLGDARSHATKRQGPEKTFQDFTTHPTRRIDWILFRGLTPTRFSTLDQRPGGVLPSDHYPVLAELAWPQ, from the coding sequence ATGCCACGCCAATCCACACGCCAATCCATTCGCGTCGTGTCACGTTGCTTGCTCGCTGCAATCGCAGTGCTGTGCATCGCATTGCCTGCATTGGCCGCGCCTGCGCCCGCACCACTGCGCGTGATGTCGTTCAACGTGCGCGTGCCGGTGGATACCGAAGGCGACAAACGTTGGGAGGTACGCCGCACGGCGATGGTCGCGCTGATTGAAAAAGCGCACCCCGACGTCTTCGGCACGCAAGAGTTGGTGAAAGAACAGGCGCAGTATCTGGCAGCACAATTACCCGATTACCGCTGGTTCGGTAAAGGCCGCCGCGCCGATGGCAGCGACGAACATATGGGCGTGTTCTACGACAGCAGTGTCCTGACGGTGGTCGAATCGGGCGACTTCTGGCTGTCCGAAACGCCTGAAATTCCCGGCAGCAGCAGTTGGAACACCGACCTGCCGCGCATGGCCACCTGGGCGCTGTTCGAACGCCGCAGCGACAAGCGCCGCTTCTATCTGTTCAACACCCACTTCGCTCACCGCGACCAGGACGAAGCAGCGCGCGAACACAGCGCACGCGTGATCCTGTCACGCATCGCAACGTTGCCTGCCGGCATTCCGGTGGTGGTGACCGGCGACTTCAACAGCGATCCCGACAACGGCACCTACCGCACGCTCACCGCTGTACTTGGCGATGCGCGATCACATGCGACCAAGCGACAAGGCCCGGAGAAAACCTTCCAGGACTTCACCACCCACCCGACCCGACGCATCGACTGGATCCTGTTCCGCGGCCTCACACCGACGCGCTTTTCCACATTGGATCAGCGCCCCGGCGGCGTGCTGCCGTCAGACCACTATCCGGTGCTGGCCGAACTTGCCTGGCCGCAGTGA
- a CDS encoding bifunctional nicotinamide-nucleotide adenylyltransferase/Nudix hydroxylase → MAPQYDYLVFIGRFEPFHNGHAAVARHALGKANKLIVLIGSADTPRTIRNPWTVAERAVMIESALPGESDRLIVRPLRDHLYNESLWIADVQRQVAEAVHADGGTLDARIGLIGMDKDASSYYLREFPQWPLEDVQHTATLSATELRRYLFEAGEIGFHGGLLMLRGNVPAPVYDMLEAFRRNSPSYVQLVAEYRFIEQYRAAWKDAPYAPTFVTTDAVVVHSGHVLLVRRRAEPGKGLWALPGGFIGQDEGLLDGCLRELREETRLKVPVPVLKGSLRGRQVFDHPERSLRGRTITHAFHFEFPAGELPAVRGGDDADKARWIPIAEVMAMGPRLYEDHLHILEFFLGRG, encoded by the coding sequence ATGGCACCGCAGTACGACTATCTCGTGTTTATTGGGCGTTTCGAGCCCTTTCATAACGGCCACGCCGCCGTCGCCCGCCACGCGCTGGGCAAGGCGAACAAGCTCATTGTGTTGATCGGCTCTGCCGACACGCCTCGCACCATTCGCAATCCGTGGACCGTTGCCGAACGCGCGGTGATGATCGAGTCCGCGTTGCCGGGCGAGAGCGACCGGTTGATAGTGCGGCCATTGCGCGACCATCTTTATAACGAAAGCCTGTGGATCGCCGACGTGCAGCGCCAGGTGGCGGAAGCCGTGCATGCCGATGGCGGCACGCTCGATGCACGCATCGGCCTGATCGGCATGGACAAGGATGCCAGCAGTTATTACCTGCGTGAGTTTCCGCAGTGGCCGCTGGAAGATGTGCAGCACACCGCCACGCTGTCGGCCACCGAGTTGCGCCGCTATCTGTTCGAAGCCGGCGAGATCGGTTTCCACGGTGGCTTGCTGATGTTGCGCGGCAATGTGCCGGCGCCGGTGTACGACATGCTGGAGGCGTTCCGGCGCAACTCCCCGAGCTATGTGCAGTTGGTGGCCGAGTACCGCTTCATCGAGCAATACCGCGCCGCGTGGAAGGACGCGCCGTATGCGCCGACCTTCGTTACCACCGATGCGGTGGTCGTGCATTCGGGCCATGTGTTGCTGGTGCGTCGTCGCGCCGAGCCGGGTAAGGGGTTGTGGGCGTTGCCGGGTGGTTTCATCGGCCAGGACGAAGGTCTGCTGGACGGCTGCCTGCGCGAGCTGCGCGAGGAAACCCGGCTCAAGGTGCCGGTGCCGGTGCTCAAGGGGTCATTGCGGGGGCGCCAGGTGTTCGATCACCCCGAGCGCAGCCTGCGTGGACGCACCATCACCCATGCGTTCCATTTCGAATTTCCGGCCGGCGAGTTGCCCGCGGTACGCGGCGGCGACGATGCCGACAAGGCGCGCTGGATTCCGATCGCCGAAGTGATGGCGATGGGCCCGCGCTTGTACGAAGACCATCTGCATATTCTTGAATTTTTCCTGGGCCGTGGTTGA
- a CDS encoding nicotinate phosphoribosyltransferase, with translation MHYLDNLLLNTDSYKASHWLQYPPGTDAAFFYVESRGGVYDQTVFFGLQSILKEAINRPVTHADIDDAKELLAAHGEPFNEAGWRDIVDRLGGQLPIRIRAVPEGAVVPTHNVLMTIESTDPKAFWVPSYLETLLLRVWYPVTVATVSWQVKQIVRDYLQRTSDDPEGQLPFKLHDFGARGVSSLGSAALGSAAHLVNFLGTDTLSALLLARAHYHTPVAGYSIPAAEHSTITSWGREREVDAYRNMLTQFARPGSIVAVVSDSYDIYRAIREHWGTTLREEIIASGATVVIRPDSGDPVDVVEQCLLLLDDAFGHQRNGKGYKVLNHVRVIQGDGINPQSLHAILERITAAGYAADNVAFGMGGALLQKVDRDTQKFALKCSAVRVDGQWIDVYKDPITDKGKQSKRGRLTLLRDRGDGSYRSALLDEVAASAGSEDALVTVWENGVMQQEWTLEQVRARADAARR, from the coding sequence ATGCACTACCTCGATAACCTGCTGCTCAACACCGACAGCTACAAAGCCAGCCACTGGCTGCAATACCCGCCCGGCACCGATGCGGCGTTTTTCTATGTGGAATCGCGCGGTGGCGTGTACGACCAGACCGTGTTCTTCGGCCTGCAGTCGATCCTGAAAGAAGCCATCAACCGGCCGGTGACGCACGCCGATATCGACGATGCGAAGGAACTATTGGCCGCGCATGGCGAGCCGTTCAACGAAGCCGGCTGGCGCGATATCGTGGATCGTCTCGGCGGGCAGCTGCCGATCCGCATCCGCGCGGTGCCCGAAGGCGCAGTGGTGCCCACGCACAACGTGTTGATGACGATCGAGTCCACCGACCCCAAGGCATTCTGGGTGCCGTCGTATCTGGAAACGCTGCTGTTGCGCGTGTGGTACCCGGTGACGGTGGCCACGGTGAGCTGGCAGGTGAAGCAGATCGTGCGCGATTATCTGCAGCGCACCAGCGACGATCCGGAAGGGCAGTTGCCGTTCAAGCTGCATGATTTTGGCGCGCGAGGGGTGTCCAGTCTTGGCTCGGCCGCGCTGGGCAGCGCGGCGCACCTGGTGAACTTCCTCGGTACCGATACCTTGTCGGCGTTGCTGCTGGCGCGTGCGCATTACCACACGCCGGTGGCGGGGTATTCGATTCCCGCCGCCGAGCACAGCACCATCACCAGCTGGGGGCGCGAGCGCGAGGTGGATGCGTATCGCAACATGCTCACGCAATTTGCACGGCCCGGTTCCATCGTGGCGGTGGTGTCCGACAGCTACGACATCTACCGCGCCATTCGCGAGCATTGGGGCACCACCTTGCGCGAAGAGATCATCGCCTCCGGCGCGACGGTAGTGATCCGCCCCGATTCCGGCGACCCGGTGGATGTGGTCGAACAGTGCCTGCTGCTGCTGGACGACGCCTTCGGCCATCAGCGCAACGGCAAGGGCTACAAGGTGCTCAATCATGTGCGGGTGATCCAGGGCGATGGCATCAATCCGCAATCGCTGCACGCCATTCTCGAACGCATCACTGCCGCCGGATATGCCGCCGACAACGTCGCCTTCGGCATGGGCGGTGCGTTGCTGCAGAAGGTGGACCGCGATACGCAGAAGTTCGCGCTGAAGTGCTCGGCGGTGCGTGTGGACGGGCAATGGATCGATGTCTACAAGGACCCGATCACCGACAAGGGCAAGCAGAGCAAGCGTGGTCGATTGACGCTATTGCGCGACCGCGGCGATGGCAGTTATCGCAGCGCCTTGCTCGACGAAGTGGCCGCCAGCGCCGGCAGCGAAGATGCGTTGGTGACGGTGTGGGAGAACGGCGTCATGCAGCAGGAGTGGACGTTGGAGCAGGTGCGCGCGCGTGCCGACGCTGCGCGTCGCTGA
- a CDS encoding DNA methyltransferase: MDELDQHSWWTPTPDDPAWVLPDDLCAADPLGGRDCGWVNQMRPFVRHFSAPGEQVFDPFCGFGSTLLAAAMEGRNAHGMEIDPARAQLARTRLQRHGVHASVVVGTLVDTAPAAAIDLCLTNVPYFGCHWRGQVVPGQLYASADYAGYLSGMRAVLHALRKRLRPDGFGVAMVENVVVGGRAIPQAWDLGRILASLFTLREERVLCYQRPGAALAHAGTQSNRSHEYALIFQHCRPRLDLQQAAQLLQAVRAQGLPVVVHGSYARWLESPDLVPQGPADLDLILQAEQPLWDRVTGWLQAQGFALSLWGEPCRAPVALAAVRAHHYLRAERIGADGSRLQLDLQLPADEPPLP; this comes from the coding sequence ATGGATGAACTCGATCAGCACAGCTGGTGGACGCCAACACCGGACGACCCGGCCTGGGTATTGCCAGACGATCTATGCGCCGCAGATCCGCTTGGCGGGCGCGACTGTGGCTGGGTCAACCAGATGCGCCCGTTCGTACGGCATTTTAGTGCGCCGGGGGAGCAGGTGTTCGATCCGTTCTGCGGTTTCGGCAGCACGCTGCTGGCGGCGGCGATGGAAGGGCGCAACGCGCATGGCATGGAGATCGACCCTGCACGTGCGCAACTGGCGCGCACGCGCCTGCAACGGCATGGTGTGCACGCGTCGGTCGTGGTCGGCACGTTGGTCGACACCGCGCCTGCTGCGGCGATCGATCTGTGTCTGACCAACGTGCCGTATTTCGGTTGCCACTGGCGCGGCCAGGTAGTGCCTGGGCAGCTGTATGCCAGTGCCGATTACGCGGGCTATCTGTCCGGCATGCGTGCGGTATTGCATGCATTGCGAAAGCGGCTACGGCCGGATGGCTTCGGCGTGGCGATGGTGGAAAACGTCGTTGTCGGCGGGCGGGCGATCCCGCAGGCGTGGGATCTGGGGCGGATCCTCGCCAGCCTGTTCACGCTGCGCGAGGAACGGGTGCTGTGCTACCAGCGGCCGGGCGCAGCGCTGGCGCATGCCGGCACGCAGAGCAATCGCAGCCACGAATACGCATTGATTTTCCAGCATTGCCGTCCGCGGTTAGACCTGCAGCAGGCGGCGCAGTTGCTGCAGGCGGTGCGGGCGCAAGGCCTGCCGGTGGTGGTGCACGGGAGCTACGCGCGTTGGTTGGAGTCGCCGGACTTGGTGCCCCAGGGCCCGGCCGATCTGGACCTGATCCTGCAAGCCGAGCAGCCACTGTGGGACCGCGTCACCGGTTGGCTGCAGGCGCAGGGATTCGCGTTGAGCCTGTGGGGCGAGCCGTGCCGGGCGCCGGTGGCGCTGGCCGCGGTGCGTGCGCACCACTATCTACGCGCCGAGCGCATCGGCGCAGACGGCAGCCGCCTGCAGCTGGACCTGCAATTGCCGGCGGATGAACCGCCGTTGCCCTGA
- a CDS encoding DUF2242 domain-containing protein, translated as MSCSSLIARTALLGALATLAGCGGSKGDTMLMRESFNSDDTYSRSVAATSMQACEAARRVLLSQGYAVTRADAAGVEGSKNFQLKEADQSEQLNLRISCATQEGGKAQVFVSALQDRYALKKSSTSASVGVGVLGSLSLPVGSTGDSLVRVSTTTVQDAAFYKRFFERLNSYLPNVTQAVPAAASAAPAPVAPPHPAAATPAAAPVPTAAAATPATAVPAAAATSASITVEQPPVAPLPVEAQDPPPAPAPASTPMNVPQTEPATQP; from the coding sequence ATGTCTTGTTCTTCCCTGATCGCGCGCACTGCGCTGCTTGGCGCGCTGGCAACCCTGGCTGGCTGCGGTGGCAGCAAGGGCGACACGATGCTGATGCGCGAGTCGTTCAACTCCGACGATACCTATTCGCGCAGTGTGGCGGCCACCTCGATGCAGGCTTGCGAGGCCGCGCGGCGCGTGTTGTTGAGCCAGGGCTACGCGGTCACGCGCGCCGATGCCGCAGGCGTGGAAGGCAGCAAGAACTTCCAGCTCAAGGAAGCCGACCAGAGCGAGCAGCTCAATCTGCGCATTTCCTGCGCCACGCAGGAGGGCGGCAAGGCGCAGGTGTTCGTCAGCGCGCTGCAGGATCGTTATGCACTGAAGAAGAGCTCGACCTCGGCCAGCGTGGGTGTTGGCGTGCTCGGCTCGTTGTCGCTGCCGGTGGGCAGCACCGGCGATTCGCTGGTGCGTGTGTCCACCACCACGGTGCAGGACGCGGCTTTCTACAAGCGCTTTTTCGAGCGCTTGAACTCGTATCTGCCCAATGTGACCCAGGCCGTGCCTGCCGCTGCGAGTGCGGCCCCCGCGCCAGTTGCACCGCCACATCCGGCTGCGGCTACACCTGCGGCGGCACCCGTGCCGACCGCAGCGGCTGCAACGCCCGCGACTGCAGTGCCGGCCGCTGCCGCAACGTCTGCTTCCATAACAGTCGAACAGCCGCCGGTTGCGCCGCTACCGGTCGAGGCCCAGGATCCGCCCCCTGCACCTGCACCTGCATCCACGCCGATGAACGTGCCGCAGACCGAGCCCGCAACTCAGCCGTGA
- a CDS encoding glycine zipper 2TM domain-containing protein — protein sequence MKMRNSLLGISLISLMATSTFAQAQTHSRQHRYTEADEGRKFNDGTRVRCHNVEVQKNSTDPNRVGGTVAGAVVGGLLGNQVGGGNGKKLATVAGAVAGGAAGRTIQGNRQQANGNRQVERVCERR from the coding sequence ATGAAGATGCGCAATTCCCTGCTGGGTATTTCCTTGATCAGCCTGATGGCGACGAGCACCTTCGCGCAGGCCCAGACCCATTCGCGTCAGCACCGTTATACGGAAGCAGACGAAGGCCGCAAGTTCAATGACGGCACGCGCGTGCGCTGCCACAATGTCGAAGTGCAGAAGAATTCGACCGACCCCAATCGCGTCGGCGGCACCGTTGCAGGCGCAGTGGTTGGTGGTCTGCTGGGTAATCAGGTCGGTGGCGGTAACGGCAAGAAGCTGGCAACCGTGGCTGGTGCAGTCGCCGGCGGTGCTGCGGGCCGCACCATCCAGGGCAATCGTCAGCAAGCCAACGGCAACCGTCAGGTCGAGCGCGTCTGCGAACGCCGCTGA
- the gnd gene encoding phosphogluconate dehydrogenase (NAD(+)-dependent, decarboxylating): MELGMVGLGRMGANMAERLVHGGHRVHGYDPGEGARSSAQAKGIVTADALAALVSALPSPRVLWLMVPAGKIVDDTLAQLLPLLQAGDIVIDGGNSYYKDSQRRAALLQASGVSFVDCGTSGGVWGLQEGYSLMVGGDEAAVTTLHPVLATLAPAADKGWGRVGPSGAGHFTKMVHNGIEYGMMQAYAEGFALMQHKTDFALDLHQVAEIWRDGSVVRSWLLDLTADALGHNPSMAGIAPFVADSGEGRWTVAEAIDLEVSAPIITLSLMERLRSRDKDSFTDKLLAAMRNQFGGHAVMTTTATPPTIGSKDA, encoded by the coding sequence ATGGAACTGGGTATGGTGGGTTTGGGCCGCATGGGCGCCAACATGGCCGAGCGTCTGGTACACGGCGGGCATCGCGTGCATGGCTACGATCCGGGCGAGGGCGCGCGTAGCAGTGCTCAGGCCAAGGGCATTGTCACTGCCGATGCGTTGGCAGCATTGGTGTCGGCGCTGCCGAGCCCGCGGGTGCTATGGTTGATGGTGCCGGCAGGCAAGATCGTCGATGACACCCTGGCGCAGCTGCTGCCGTTGTTGCAGGCCGGCGACATCGTCATCGACGGCGGCAATTCGTATTACAAGGATTCGCAACGCCGCGCCGCGCTGTTGCAGGCCAGCGGTGTTTCGTTCGTCGACTGCGGCACCAGCGGCGGCGTCTGGGGTCTGCAGGAAGGCTACAGCCTGATGGTGGGCGGCGACGAGGCGGCAGTGACCACGCTGCATCCGGTGCTGGCCACGTTGGCGCCGGCAGCGGACAAGGGCTGGGGACGGGTTGGCCCGAGCGGTGCCGGCCACTTCACCAAGATGGTCCATAACGGGATCGAGTACGGAATGATGCAGGCCTATGCCGAAGGCTTTGCGCTAATGCAGCACAAGACCGATTTCGCACTGGATCTGCACCAGGTCGCCGAGATCTGGCGCGATGGCAGCGTGGTGCGTTCGTGGTTGCTGGATCTCACCGCCGATGCGCTGGGGCACAACCCGAGCATGGCCGGCATTGCACCGTTCGTGGCCGATTCGGGCGAAGGCCGCTGGACGGTGGCCGAGGCAATCGATCTGGAAGTGTCTGCGCCGATCATCACGCTGTCGTTGATGGAGCGGTTGCGCTCGCGCGACAAGGATTCGTTCACCGACAAGTTGCTGGCGGCGATGCGCAACCAGTTCGGTGGGCATGCGGTGATGACCACCACCGCGACACCGCCGACGATCGGCAGCAAGGACGCGTAA